In the genome of Natronorubrum sediminis, one region contains:
- a CDS encoding single-stranded DNA binding protein translates to MSDIEGVYEDLEADVSLEEFREAVEAKVEQMGGLADEETAAMLVAHEVGESEVGGIADIEPGMEEAKFVAKVISIGEVRTFERDGEDEDGRVVNVEVADETGSVRAAFWDEHAEAAIGELEEGQVLRIKGRPKEGYSGVEVSVDDVEPDPDTEIGDVQVADTHTVEALSLGLSNVNLVGVVLDTGSVRTFDRDDGSEGKVSNLVLGDSTGRVRVTLWDEQAETATEIDPSTTVEVVDGYVKDRDGNLELHVGNRGAVEEIDEEVEYVPESTPIEAIEIDQTVDIAGVVRSADPKRTFDRDDGSEGQVRNIRVQDATDDIRVAMWGEKADIDIGPGDEVALGDVDIQDGWQDDLEASAGWQSTVTVLESDSETTSAESEDDGGDENAGLSAFSGDGDDDTEGANATDAGSDTDGSSDDSAGSDEPDAGEEIEFTGVVVQAGSPVVLDDGETTMSVETDTDVGLGEEITARGVVRDGTLEANDVF, encoded by the coding sequence ATGAGCGACATCGAGGGCGTGTACGAAGACCTCGAGGCCGACGTCTCCCTCGAGGAGTTTCGCGAGGCCGTCGAGGCGAAAGTCGAGCAGATGGGGGGACTCGCGGACGAGGAGACGGCGGCGATGCTCGTCGCTCACGAAGTCGGCGAGAGCGAGGTCGGCGGCATCGCCGACATCGAACCCGGGATGGAGGAAGCGAAGTTCGTCGCCAAAGTCATCAGCATCGGCGAGGTTCGGACGTTCGAACGCGACGGTGAGGACGAGGACGGTCGCGTCGTCAACGTCGAAGTCGCGGACGAGACCGGCTCCGTGCGAGCCGCGTTCTGGGACGAGCACGCCGAGGCCGCCATCGGAGAACTCGAGGAAGGACAGGTACTCCGAATCAAGGGGCGACCGAAGGAAGGCTACAGCGGCGTCGAGGTCAGCGTCGACGATGTCGAACCCGATCCGGACACCGAAATCGGTGACGTACAGGTCGCCGATACCCACACCGTCGAGGCGCTCTCGCTTGGCCTCTCGAACGTCAATCTCGTCGGCGTCGTCCTCGACACCGGCAGCGTTCGCACGTTCGACCGCGACGACGGCTCCGAGGGGAAGGTCTCGAATCTCGTCCTCGGCGACTCGACGGGGCGGGTGCGCGTGACGTTGTGGGACGAACAAGCCGAGACGGCGACGGAGATCGACCCCAGTACCACCGTCGAGGTCGTCGACGGCTACGTCAAGGATCGAGACGGGAACCTCGAACTCCACGTCGGCAACCGCGGCGCGGTCGAAGAAATCGACGAAGAAGTGGAGTACGTTCCAGAGAGTACGCCGATCGAAGCGATCGAAATCGACCAGACGGTGGATATCGCCGGCGTCGTCCGCTCGGCAGATCCAAAACGAACCTTCGACCGTGACGATGGCTCCGAAGGACAGGTTCGGAATATTCGGGTCCAGGACGCGACCGACGACATCCGCGTCGCGATGTGGGGCGAGAAAGCCGACATCGACATCGGCCCCGGCGACGAAGTCGCCCTCGGCGACGTCGATATCCAAGACGGGTGGCAAGACGACCTCGAGGCCTCCGCTGGCTGGCAGTCGACGGTCACGGTACTCGAGTCCGATTCGGAGACGACGTCCGCGGAGAGCGAAGACGACGGAGGAGACGAAAATGCTGGACTGTCGGCGTTCAGCGGCGACGGTGACGACGACACCGAGGGAGCCAATGCGACCGATGCGGGTTCAGATACCGATGGCTCGAGTGACGATTCCGCTGGGAGCGACGAACCGGACGCAGGAGAAGAAATCGAGTTCACCGGCGTCGTCGTTCAGGCTGGAAGTCCGGTCGTCCTCGACGACGGCGAGACGACGATGAGCGTCGAGACCGACACCGACGTGGGCCTCGGCGAGGAGATAACCGCCAGAGGCGTCGTCCGAGACGGAACGCTCGAGGCAAACGACGTGTTCTGA
- a CDS encoding histone family protein, giving the protein MNVELPFAPVDTIIRRNAGELRVSADASRELATRIQEHGSELAIDAAEHATRDGRKTLMAEDFGVERVVDKTDLELPVAPVDRIARIDIDDRYRVSMDARVALADILEDYADNVARAATILAHHADRRTITEDDIETYFSLFE; this is encoded by the coding sequence ATGAACGTCGAACTCCCGTTCGCCCCGGTTGATACCATCATCCGGCGGAATGCGGGCGAACTTCGGGTGAGTGCCGACGCGTCGAGGGAACTTGCAACGCGGATCCAAGAGCACGGCAGTGAACTCGCGATCGACGCTGCCGAGCACGCGACCCGTGACGGGCGCAAGACGCTGATGGCAGAGGACTTCGGCGTCGAGCGGGTCGTCGACAAGACCGACCTCGAGTTGCCAGTCGCTCCCGTCGACCGAATCGCCAGAATCGATATCGACGATCGGTATCGCGTTTCGATGGACGCCCGCGTCGCCCTCGCGGATATTCTCGAAGACTACGCGGACAACGTGGCACGAGCAGCCACGATCCTCGCTCACCACGCCGACCGACGTACGATCACTGAAGACGACATCGAGACGTACTTCTCGCTGTTCGAGTGA
- a CDS encoding histone deacetylase family protein: protein MQFGYSETCLAHDPGSRHPETPDRLRAIREGLKKKHGVEYVEAKPCDIDRMAAVHDRDYLESVEEFCADGGGNWDPDTTAVEETWDAVCHSSGLACWAVEAALEGATGRETPFSIGRPPGHHAVFDDAMGFCFVNNVAVAAQHALDSDEYDVERVAIVDWDVHHGNGTQDIFYDREDVFFVSIHEQGLYPGTGDIDETGKGDGTGTTMNVPMPAGTGDREYLTAVEGPVRHALTAYDPDLLLVSAGFDAHRHDPISRVRLSTEAYALLSDRLRTLADDTDAAFAFILEGGYGLDVLADSVSIVHETFDGREPIEPDSTCGEKARSVLEDVIDVHGLELDLEVGE from the coding sequence ATGCAATTCGGCTACAGCGAGACTTGTCTCGCACACGATCCCGGTTCGCGCCACCCGGAGACGCCGGACCGGCTACGAGCGATTCGAGAAGGACTGAAGAAAAAACACGGTGTCGAGTACGTCGAAGCAAAGCCCTGTGATATCGATCGCATGGCTGCCGTCCACGACCGGGACTATCTCGAGTCAGTTGAGGAGTTCTGTGCCGATGGCGGTGGCAACTGGGACCCGGATACGACTGCCGTCGAAGAAACGTGGGATGCAGTCTGTCACAGTTCCGGCCTCGCCTGTTGGGCGGTCGAAGCCGCACTCGAGGGAGCAACCGGCCGTGAGACGCCGTTTTCGATCGGCCGACCGCCGGGTCATCACGCCGTGTTCGACGACGCGATGGGCTTTTGCTTCGTCAACAACGTCGCGGTCGCCGCCCAGCACGCGCTCGATTCGGACGAGTACGACGTGGAGCGAGTTGCGATCGTCGACTGGGACGTCCATCACGGCAACGGCACGCAGGACATTTTCTACGACCGAGAGGATGTCTTCTTCGTCTCGATTCACGAACAGGGGCTGTATCCAGGAACGGGCGACATCGACGAGACCGGCAAGGGCGATGGCACGGGAACGACGATGAACGTCCCGATGCCTGCGGGAACGGGCGACCGAGAGTATCTTACGGCGGTCGAGGGGCCTGTTCGTCACGCGTTGACGGCGTACGATCCCGACCTCCTCCTCGTCAGTGCGGGCTTCGATGCCCACCGCCACGACCCCATCTCTCGTGTTCGCCTCTCGACGGAAGCCTACGCGCTGCTGTCCGACCGCCTCCGAACGCTTGCCGACGACACCGACGCCGCGTTCGCGTTCATCCTCGAGGGCGGGTACGGACTGGACGTCCTCGCCGACAGCGTCTCCATCGTTCACGAAACGTTCGACGGCCGCGAGCCGATCGAACCCGACTCGACGTGCGGCGAGAAGGCTCGATCGGTACTCGAGGACGTAATCGATGTCCACGGACTGGAGTTAGATCTCGAAGTGGGCGAGTAG
- the cca gene encoding CCA tRNA nucleotidyltransferase encodes MSEEDAADEGPDPESGDPTVESVTTEIHDRIDPDADERARLREVADRLVERAETAAADCCEGVDVLQVGSTARNTWVSGDRDIDIFVRFPPDLERETLERYGLEVGHETLPGGHEEYAEHPYVKGTVEGFDIDVVPCFRLESATDIRSAVDRTPFHTKYLQARLDDELADDVRLTKQFLKGIGAYGSDLRTRGFSGYLTELLVLEYGGFRPLLEAAAAWHPQVELDPEAHGRTTFTDPLVVIDPTDPERNVAAVCSPTNVARFQHYARSFLDAPRTDVFESDEPAPLSESALQTHLERRGTTPVAIQTDAPDLVDDQLYPQLQKSLDGITTGLDDRGFDVFRATAIADETAVILVELAVSERPAIERHDGPPVHVRSHADGFYEAYVDAPDTYGPYIDGDRYVTERPREFTTARDFLESDRLFDVGLGAHVQTALEDEYTVLTGEELTRLCEEFGRELSAYFDPSP; translated from the coding sequence ATGAGCGAGGAGGACGCTGCCGACGAGGGGCCAGACCCAGAAAGCGGTGACCCCACCGTCGAGTCGGTCACGACCGAGATTCACGACCGAATCGATCCCGACGCGGACGAACGCGCTCGCCTCCGCGAGGTCGCCGACCGGCTCGTCGAGCGCGCCGAAACGGCGGCGGCCGACTGCTGTGAGGGCGTGGACGTCCTGCAGGTGGGCTCGACCGCTCGAAACACCTGGGTCAGCGGCGACCGAGACATCGACATCTTCGTCCGATTCCCGCCCGACCTCGAGCGCGAGACGCTCGAGCGCTACGGGCTCGAAGTCGGCCACGAGACGCTACCCGGCGGCCACGAGGAGTACGCAGAACACCCCTACGTCAAAGGGACCGTCGAGGGGTTCGATATCGACGTCGTCCCCTGCTTTCGCCTCGAGTCGGCGACCGACATTCGATCGGCCGTCGACCGAACGCCGTTTCACACGAAATACCTGCAGGCGCGACTCGACGACGAACTCGCCGACGACGTTCGGCTGACGAAACAGTTCCTGAAGGGGATCGGTGCCTACGGCAGCGACCTCCGAACGCGAGGATTCAGTGGCTACCTGACCGAACTGCTCGTCCTCGAGTACGGCGGCTTTCGTCCGTTACTCGAGGCTGCGGCGGCGTGGCACCCACAGGTCGAACTCGACCCCGAAGCACACGGCCGGACGACGTTCACCGACCCGCTCGTCGTCATCGACCCGACCGATCCCGAGCGTAACGTCGCCGCCGTCTGCTCACCGACGAACGTCGCTCGCTTCCAACACTACGCCCGGTCGTTTCTCGACGCGCCTCGGACCGACGTGTTCGAATCCGACGAACCGGCACCGCTGAGTGAATCCGCGCTGCAAACGCACCTCGAGCGTCGCGGCACGACTCCAGTCGCCATCCAAACCGATGCCCCCGACCTCGTCGACGATCAGCTCTATCCCCAACTTCAGAAGTCACTCGACGGTATCACCACAGGGCTCGACGACCGCGGCTTCGACGTCTTCCGTGCAACTGCAATCGCGGACGAAACCGCAGTCATCCTCGTCGAGCTCGCGGTCAGCGAACGGCCGGCGATCGAACGCCACGATGGCCCGCCCGTTCACGTCCGCTCGCACGCCGACGGCTTCTACGAGGCGTACGTCGACGCACCCGACACCTACGGCCCGTACATCGACGGCGACCGCTACGTCACCGAACGACCCCGAGAGTTCACGACCGCCCGCGACTTCCTCGAGAGTGATCGCCTCTTCGACGTCGGCCTCGGTGCCCACGTTCAGACGGCACTCGAGGACGAGTACACGGTGCTCACCGGCGAGGAACTCACCCGCCTCTGTGAAGAATTCGGCCGAGAACTGTCGGCGTACTTCGACCCGTCACCCTAA
- a CDS encoding CopG family ribbon-helix-helix protein — protein MPVVSVSMPAGLIERLDTHAANHEYTGRSEVIRESARAFLTEFDDDALAAEPLAGVVTVFYDFDTHPVERQVTELRHEYDAHIVSNDHSHVADYCVDLFVLESDLEVIATFVGKLRAIEAVETVDYSLVTVDSIGQLQND, from the coding sequence ATGCCTGTCGTTAGCGTCTCGATGCCGGCCGGTCTGATCGAGCGACTGGATACCCACGCGGCGAACCACGAGTACACCGGCCGCAGCGAGGTTATCCGTGAGAGTGCACGTGCCTTTCTGACCGAGTTCGACGACGACGCCCTCGCTGCCGAACCGCTCGCTGGCGTCGTCACGGTCTTCTACGACTTCGACACCCACCCCGTCGAACGCCAGGTAACCGAGTTGCGCCACGAGTACGACGCTCACATCGTCTCGAACGACCACAGTCACGTCGCGGACTACTGCGTCGACCTATTCGTTCTCGAGTCCGACCTCGAGGTGATCGCTACGTTCGTCGGCAAACTCCGTGCAATCGAAGCCGTCGAGACCGTCGACTACTCGCTGGTCACGGTGGACTCGATCGGACAGTTACAAAACGACTGA
- a CDS encoding GTP-binding protein, with protein sequence MSSNRIPVTVLSGPLGAGKTTVLNHVLTADHGLEVAVVVNDMGDVNVDAEHVAQQTDLGGNEEIIELSNGCICCRLRGDMLDEVGRLAERRDFDYLLVESSGISEPIPVAQTFAMGFEDADYDPTDTYELDTMVTVVNAHSIWESFDTGTALTDQQLQGEAGRVPEEVLLDQIEFCDVLLLNKCDLVPDDALEEIEAVLERLQPRADIVRTEFGGVDPTAILGSGRFDFERAKAGAGWKHELQHDHHHDPQEEHGVTSFVYQRNRPFHPERIAALLSELPDELIRAKGFFWSAGREDVAMGIDKAGTSVRAGPAGQWLATLPKAKREQYFAARPGLKDDWDDKWGDRMTRLVFIGREFDDETLIDRLDDCVLTEREMDDNWDAYADPFGPEDRRELALTTQ encoded by the coding sequence ATGAGTTCCAACCGTATTCCCGTAACTGTCCTCAGTGGCCCACTCGGAGCCGGAAAGACGACGGTCCTCAATCACGTCCTGACCGCCGATCACGGCCTCGAGGTAGCCGTCGTCGTCAACGACATGGGCGACGTCAACGTCGACGCCGAACACGTGGCTCAACAGACCGACCTGGGTGGCAACGAAGAGATCATCGAACTCTCCAACGGCTGTATCTGCTGTCGTCTCCGTGGCGACATGTTAGACGAGGTCGGCCGACTGGCCGAGCGCCGTGACTTCGATTACCTCCTGGTCGAATCGTCAGGGATCTCGGAGCCGATTCCGGTCGCCCAGACGTTCGCGATGGGGTTCGAGGACGCTGACTACGATCCGACCGACACGTACGAACTGGACACGATGGTCACCGTAGTCAACGCCCACAGTATCTGGGAGTCGTTCGATACGGGAACGGCACTGACGGACCAGCAACTTCAGGGCGAAGCAGGCCGCGTCCCCGAAGAGGTCCTGCTGGATCAGATCGAGTTCTGTGACGTGCTCCTCTTGAACAAGTGCGATCTCGTTCCCGACGACGCCCTCGAGGAGATCGAGGCCGTCCTCGAGCGGCTACAGCCTCGAGCCGACATCGTTCGAACCGAGTTTGGTGGCGTCGATCCCACTGCAATCCTCGGGAGCGGTCGGTTCGATTTCGAGCGAGCCAAGGCGGGTGCCGGCTGGAAACACGAACTCCAACACGACCACCACCACGATCCACAGGAAGAACACGGGGTTACGTCGTTCGTCTATCAGCGTAACCGTCCGTTCCATCCCGAACGCATTGCTGCCCTGCTTTCCGAGCTTCCAGACGAACTGATCCGTGCGAAAGGATTCTTCTGGAGCGCCGGCCGCGAGGACGTCGCGATGGGCATCGACAAAGCCGGAACGTCCGTCCGGGCTGGACCGGCGGGCCAGTGGCTCGCGACGCTTCCGAAAGCAAAGCGCGAGCAGTACTTCGCCGCCCGGCCGGGCCTGAAAGACGACTGGGACGACAAGTGGGGCGACCGGATGACCCGACTCGTCTTCATCGGACGCGAGTTCGACGACGAAACCTTGATCGACCGACTCGACGACTGCGTGCTGACCGAGCGGGAAATGGACGACAACTGGGACGCCTACGCCGATCCCTTCGGACCGGAAGACCGACGTGAACTCGCGCTCACGACACAGTAA
- a CDS encoding CobW family GTP-binding protein → MSVPVTILCGELGAGKTTLLSRLLEEADREIAVLVNDVGAVNVDADLVEARTDLSTGEEVLALENGCICCSLGGELSRSVIQLWKEHDFEYLVVEASGVGEPEPIARQFVRGPAGGPYDLDAVVTVVDARRFHDRFGAEEGDGAEGSETADPPETPQPQGPDETGSQPLENLLLEQIEFCDLLVVNKCDLVSDEERERVVSLLETLQPRADVVTTEYGALEPETILDSGRFDLEAAAKSAGWKRVIEADADERDDDGPHDDRSDDGGSHSDHEHGHEHEHEHEHEDEDKHNHEHENGNEHGTGHDHEDHVHPPERYGIEVDTYHRRRPLHPKRFLAFLADVPVGLIRAKGLCWIAGRERQAITMSLAGTETSLEVTGRWIASLSEERQEQYRDQQPDLSWDERWGDRETRLALIGRDVDMAAVKSRLDDCLLSDDELDAEWSTFENPTPTGMDERTTVSSDGE, encoded by the coding sequence ATGAGCGTTCCCGTCACCATCCTCTGTGGCGAACTCGGCGCGGGCAAGACGACGCTACTCTCGAGGCTCCTCGAGGAGGCGGACCGAGAGATCGCGGTATTAGTCAACGACGTCGGCGCGGTCAACGTCGACGCCGACCTCGTCGAAGCGCGAACCGACCTATCGACTGGGGAGGAAGTCCTCGCACTCGAGAACGGCTGTATTTGCTGTAGTCTGGGCGGCGAGCTGTCGCGGTCGGTGATCCAACTCTGGAAGGAACACGATTTCGAGTACCTAGTCGTCGAAGCGTCCGGCGTCGGCGAACCCGAACCCATCGCGCGGCAGTTCGTCCGTGGTCCCGCTGGGGGCCCATACGACCTCGACGCAGTCGTCACCGTCGTCGACGCGCGACGGTTTCACGACCGATTTGGTGCAGAAGAAGGCGACGGGGCGGAGGGATCCGAGACGGCAGATCCACCAGAAACTCCGCAGCCACAGGGTCCCGACGAAACCGGGAGTCAACCGCTCGAGAACCTCTTACTCGAGCAAATCGAGTTCTGTGACCTCCTCGTCGTGAACAAGTGCGACCTCGTGAGCGACGAGGAACGCGAGCGTGTCGTTTCCTTACTCGAGACGTTGCAGCCGCGAGCCGACGTCGTGACCACCGAGTACGGCGCGCTCGAGCCAGAGACGATCCTCGACAGCGGCCGGTTCGATCTCGAGGCTGCGGCCAAATCGGCGGGCTGGAAGCGCGTGATCGAAGCCGACGCCGACGAGCGAGACGACGATGGACCGCATGACGACCGGTCGGATGACGGCGGCAGCCACAGTGACCACGAGCACGGCCACGAACACGAACACGAACACGAACACGAGGACGAGGACAAGCACAACCACGAACACGAGAACGGAAACGAACACGGAACTGGACACGACCACGAGGACCACGTGCACCCACCCGAACGCTACGGGATCGAGGTCGATACGTATCATCGCCGGCGACCGCTTCACCCCAAGCGATTCCTGGCCTTTCTCGCCGACGTGCCGGTGGGACTGATCCGAGCCAAAGGACTGTGCTGGATCGCCGGCCGCGAGCGCCAGGCGATCACGATGAGCCTCGCCGGGACGGAGACGAGTCTCGAGGTCACCGGCCGCTGGATCGCCAGCCTCTCCGAGGAGCGCCAGGAGCAGTATCGAGACCAACAGCCCGACCTCTCGTGGGACGAACGGTGGGGTGATCGAGAGACGCGACTCGCACTAATTGGACGCGACGTCGACATGGCAGCCGTGAAATCCCGCCTCGACGACTGCCTGCTCAGCGACGACGAACTGGATGCGGAGTGGTCGACGTTCGAGAACCCGACGCCGACCGGAATGGACGAACGGACGACGGTCTCGAGTGACGGCGAGTAA
- a CDS encoding MogA/MoaB family molybdenum cofactor biosynthesis protein: MTTDRDDRRDTDDHGHDIIDPLYVGIVTVSSSRAQADEVDPDDPGGDTVQECFEADGHEIRERLLVRDDYSSIRTAVRGLVARRDIDVVVTTGGTGVTADDVSPEATSSLFERELPGFGELFRSLSWDEIGTRAMASRATAGIAVDTPVFCLPGSTGACQTACEKLIVPETPHLAGLATRHRTEATDQSLSAYQDEN, translated from the coding sequence ATGACGACAGACAGAGACGACCGGCGAGACACGGACGATCACGGCCACGACATCATCGACCCGCTGTACGTCGGCATCGTGACGGTCTCGAGTTCGCGCGCACAGGCCGACGAGGTGGATCCCGACGACCCGGGCGGAGATACCGTCCAGGAGTGCTTCGAGGCCGACGGCCACGAGATTCGAGAGCGGCTACTGGTTCGTGACGATTACTCGTCGATCCGGACGGCGGTTCGCGGGTTGGTCGCGCGTCGTGACATCGACGTCGTCGTGACGACCGGTGGGACGGGAGTCACTGCCGACGACGTCTCCCCTGAAGCGACGTCGTCGCTGTTCGAACGCGAACTGCCGGGCTTTGGCGAACTGTTTCGGTCGCTCTCGTGGGACGAGATCGGGACGCGAGCGATGGCATCTCGCGCGACGGCGGGCATCGCCGTCGACACGCCGGTGTTTTGCCTGCCCGGGAGTACGGGCGCCTGTCAGACCGCCTGTGAGAAACTGATCGTTCCAGAAACGCCGCACTTGGCGGGACTGGCGACGCGTCACCGAACCGAGGCGACCGACCAGTCGCTCTCGGCGTACCAGGACGAGAACTAA
- a CDS encoding ABC transporter substrate-binding protein — MTGRYSRRHVLAGVGVGLSTLAGCLSDSMDDESITVARPRSSQDGEWSVYGGVIPYYSRVFEPLVGTSDEMEPEPLLATEWEQTDETTWRFDIREDVTFHNGAELSAEDVVASFEETIDYHDATGWINVEPDGVSAVDEYTVEFETVEPFPTLPGTISHNYFGIVHSETDADDDTAIGTGPFRLEERAGDDVTLVPYEDHWDVVPTAEELHLEVVDDPTTRVQALEGTDANVALEPPRSAVSGLEDAAETATERQLTPRTCFGGVNIYKEPTDDESLRRALAYAIDQDELVESVLEGIGEPARGPISPEIPFAIHDDLPTFGPDLEEARDLVEDSAYNGETLSILIDGGEPDDRNVAEILQDRFDEIGVESEITSVESAAFMETFTDGDAHVSIVTLGSNSAAADYLVRAMFHSEGSDNQQLYEEEGTGVMNLGSDVDDLIEEGYRTDGLEAKREIYGEVQERVVEEGVVLPLYYLEYVAGYESDLSPPTLHPVSAMSDFTELERTDD; from the coding sequence ATGACCGGGAGATACTCACGACGACACGTCCTCGCGGGGGTCGGCGTTGGCCTTAGTACGCTCGCAGGCTGTCTGAGCGATTCGATGGACGACGAGTCGATTACGGTCGCTCGTCCTCGCTCCTCACAGGACGGCGAGTGGAGCGTCTATGGGGGTGTGATCCCCTACTATTCACGCGTTTTCGAGCCGCTCGTCGGCACGAGCGACGAAATGGAGCCCGAGCCGTTGCTCGCGACAGAGTGGGAACAGACCGACGAGACGACCTGGCGCTTCGACATTCGCGAAGACGTCACGTTCCACAACGGCGCGGAACTTTCGGCCGAGGACGTGGTCGCTTCGTTCGAGGAGACCATCGACTACCACGACGCGACCGGCTGGATCAACGTCGAACCCGACGGCGTCAGCGCCGTCGACGAGTACACCGTCGAGTTCGAGACGGTCGAACCGTTCCCGACGCTCCCCGGCACAATTTCGCACAACTACTTCGGGATCGTTCACTCGGAAACTGATGCGGACGACGACACTGCAATCGGGACCGGTCCGTTTCGACTCGAGGAGCGCGCCGGCGACGACGTCACGCTCGTTCCCTACGAAGACCACTGGGATGTCGTCCCGACTGCCGAGGAACTGCATCTCGAGGTCGTCGACGACCCGACGACGCGCGTGCAGGCACTCGAGGGGACGGATGCCAACGTCGCACTCGAGCCACCACGGAGTGCCGTCTCGGGACTCGAGGACGCAGCGGAGACGGCGACCGAACGCCAACTCACGCCGCGGACGTGTTTCGGCGGCGTCAACATTTACAAGGAACCGACCGACGACGAGTCCCTCAGGCGGGCACTGGCGTACGCGATCGATCAAGACGAACTCGTCGAGAGCGTCCTCGAGGGAATCGGCGAGCCAGCCCGTGGACCGATCTCGCCCGAGATTCCGTTCGCGATCCACGACGACTTGCCGACGTTCGGCCCCGACCTCGAGGAGGCTCGCGACCTCGTCGAGGACTCGGCATACAACGGCGAGACGCTCTCGATCCTGATCGACGGCGGGGAGCCCGACGACCGGAACGTCGCCGAAATTCTGCAAGATCGATTCGACGAGATCGGCGTGGAGAGCGAGATTACAAGCGTCGAGTCGGCGGCGTTCATGGAGACGTTCACCGACGGCGACGCCCACGTCTCGATCGTGACCCTCGGCTCGAACAGCGCTGCGGCGGATTACCTCGTTCGGGCGATGTTCCACTCGGAGGGCAGCGACAATCAACAACTCTACGAGGAGGAGGGCACCGGCGTCATGAACCTCGGTTCGGACGTTGACGACCTCATCGAGGAGGGGTATCGGACGGACGGGCTCGAGGCGAAACGCGAGATCTACGGCGAGGTACAAGAACGGGTCGTCGAGGAAGGCGTCGTCCTCCCGCTGTACTACCTCGAGTACGTCGCCGGCTACGAGAGCGACCTCTCGCCACCGACGCTACACCCAGTCAGTGCGATGAGCGACTTCACCGAACTCGAACGCACCGACGACTGA
- the nikB gene encoding nickel ABC transporter permease — MPDAAIAREENAVSYLLRRLASSTVVLFGVTVLTYGLIHLTPGDPARTVLAEQQGRQPDDDAVNEFRAEEGLDEPIPVQYGNWLGDALGGDLGRSYYGDGDVLELLLSHLPNTIELAGASVLIAVAIALPVGVISAVYRGTWVDYISQVISLLGLSMPNFWLGYLLIIGGALRLGVFPVYGAGTPAHLVLPAITLGTGMAAVLTRLVRSSLLETLEEPYVDAARSRGLAERGVVVAHALRTALLPVVTIVGLQLGAVLGGAVVVEVVFQRPGVGTLLVDAVFARDFPVIQGVTLLVGVTFVVVNLLTDLAYRRLDPRVSLGGGRA, encoded by the coding sequence GTGCCGGACGCCGCGATCGCACGCGAGGAGAACGCCGTGAGCTACCTGCTCCGTCGTCTCGCGAGTTCGACCGTCGTCTTGTTCGGCGTCACCGTCCTCACGTACGGCCTGATCCACCTGACGCCGGGAGACCCCGCGCGAACGGTACTCGCTGAGCAACAGGGCCGCCAGCCGGACGACGACGCAGTCAACGAGTTTCGGGCCGAAGAGGGGCTCGACGAGCCGATTCCCGTTCAGTACGGCAATTGGCTCGGAGACGCGTTGGGTGGCGACCTCGGCCGCTCGTACTACGGCGACGGCGACGTCCTCGAGTTGTTGCTCTCTCACCTACCGAATACGATCGAACTCGCGGGTGCATCGGTCCTCATCGCGGTCGCGATCGCCCTCCCCGTCGGCGTGATCAGCGCCGTCTACCGCGGCACGTGGGTCGACTACATCAGCCAGGTTATCTCCCTGCTCGGGCTCTCGATGCCGAACTTCTGGCTGGGCTACCTGCTCATCATCGGCGGCGCGCTCAGACTCGGCGTCTTCCCCGTTTACGGTGCCGGGACGCCCGCACACCTCGTGCTTCCGGCGATTACCCTCGGAACCGGCATGGCCGCCGTCCTCACCCGGCTCGTCCGCTCGTCGCTGCTCGAGACGCTCGAAGAACCCTACGTCGACGCGGCTCGCTCTCGCGGACTCGCGGAACGCGGCGTCGTCGTCGCTCACGCGCTCCGAACGGCGCTGTTACCGGTGGTGACGATCGTCGGTCTCCAACTGGGTGCCGTCCTCGGCGGGGCAGTCGTCGTCGAAGTCGTCTTCCAACGCCCGGGAGTCGGCACGCTACTGGTCGACGCCGTCTTCGCGCGGGATTTCCCTGTTATTCAGGGCGTCACCTTACTCGTCGGCGTGACGTTCGTCGTCGTCAACCTGCTCACTGACCTGGCCTACCGTCGGCTCGACCCCCGTGTTTCGCTCGGAGGTGGACGGGCGTGA